From the Variovorax paradoxus genome, the window GGGCGGGCCTGTTCGAGTGCGGCGAGATCCGCGTGCACCCCACCGGCAGCGTGACGGTGTTCACCGGCTCCCACAGCCATGGCCAGGGGCACGAGACCACCTTCGCGCAGGTGGTGGCGGCACGCCTGGGCATTCCGGTGGAGAACGTCGACGTGGTGCACGGCGACACCGGCCGCGTGCCGTTCGGCATGGGCACCTACGGCTCGCGCTCCATCTCGGTGGGCGGCGCAGCCATCATGAAGGCGCTCGACAAGATCGAGACCAAGGCCAAGAAGATCGCCGCGCACCTGATGGAAGCGAGCGACGCCGACATCGAGTTCGCCAACGGCGAGTTCACGGTCAAGGGCACCGACAAGAAGATCCCGTTCGGACAGGTGGCGCTCACCGCCTACGTGCCGCACAACTACCCGCTCGACAAGCTCGAGCCGGGCCTGAACGAGACCGCCTTCTACGACCCGACCAACTTCACGTTCCCGGGCGGCACCTACATCTGCGAGGTCGAGATCGACAGGCAGACCGCCGAGGTGCGCGTGGACCGCTTCACCGCGGTGGACGACTTCGGCACCATCATCAATCCGATGATCGTCGAGGGCCAGGTACACGGCGGGCTGGTGCAGGGCATCGGCCAGGCGCTGCTGGAGAACTGCGTGTACGACAACGAGACCGGGCAGTTGCTCACCGGCAGCTTCATGGACTACGCCATGCCGCGCGCGGCCGAGTTCCCGCAGTTCAAGCTCGACACCGTGTGCACCCCGTGCACGCACAACCCGCTGGGCACCAAGGGCTGCGGCGAGGCGGGCGCCATCGGCTCGCCGCCGGCCGTGATCAACGCGGTGCTCGATGCGCTGGCGCCGCTGGGCGTGAAGGACTTCGACATGCCCGCATCGTCCAGCCGTGTCTGGGAGGCGATGCAGAAGGGCAGCGGCAGCGCCGCGAAGGACTCGATGCCGCAGCAGCCCGCGCTGGCCGCCAGCACCCAGGGCCGTCCGGCTCCATAAACAAGAACGAAGCAACAACGAAGGAACCACGCACCATGTACGCCTTCACACTCGAACAACCCGCGTCCGTGGCCGACGCGACCCGCCTCCTGGCGGCAGGCGCCAAGCCGCTGGCAGGCGGCCAGACCCTGCTGGCGTCGATGAAGCTGCGCCTCTCGGCCCCCGAGCAACTGGTGGACCTGGGCGGCATCAAGGAACTCGCCGGCATCGCGAAGAGCGGCGACACCCTGAGCGTCGGCGCCATGTCGCGCCACCTCGAGGTGGCGAACAACGCCGACGTGAAGGCCGCCTTCCCGGCGCTGGCCGACCTGGCCTCGCGCATCGGCGACCGGCAGGTGCGTGCCATGGGCACCATCGGCGGCTCGGTGGCCAACAACGACCCGGCGGCCTGCTATCCGAGCGCGGTGCTGGGCACCGGCGCCACCGTGGTCACGTCGAAGCGCGAAATTGCGGCGGACGATTTCTTCCTGGGCCTGTTCACCACGGCACTCGAAGAAGACGAGCTGATCACCGCGATCCGCTTTCCCATCCCGAAGCGGGCGGCGTACGAGAAGCTGCGCCAGAAGGCGTCGCACTTCCCGCTGGTCGGCGTGTTCGTCGCCCAGTACGACAGCGGCGTGCGCGTGGCCGTCACCGGCGCGGGCAACGGCGTGTTCCTCCATGCGGGCCTGGAAGATGCGCTGAACAAGCGCTTCGCCGCCGAGTCCGCGGCCGGTGTGAAGATCGACGCGAGCGACCTGAACAGCGACCTGCATGCCTCTGCGGCCTACCGCGCCAACCTGATCGGCGTGCTGACCCAGCGCGCGGTGACCAAGGCATTGGGCTGAACGCGCGGGCTGTCCTGATGGCGGGCCGGAAGACGCGACCGTCACGCCTCTTCCGCTACGCTTCGCCATGATCTTCCCGACCATCGATTCGCTTTCCGAAGGCCTGGTGCAGGCCGGCTATTTCGCCGACCGCCGGCTCGCCACGGCCGTGTTCCTCGCGCTCAAGCTGCAGCGTCCGCTGCTGCTCGAGGGCGAACCCGGCGTCGGCAAGACCGAACTGGCGAAGGCGCTGTCGACTGCGCTGGGCCGCGAGCTGCTGCGCCTGCAGTGCTACGACGGCCTGGAGCAGCGCGAGGCGCTCTACGAATGGAACTACGCCGCGCAACTGCTGCACATGCGCGCGGCCGAGGCCACGGGCGCGGCCCGGGACGTGGAGGCCGAGGTCTACCAGCCGCACTACCTGATCCGCCGCCCGCTGCTGCAGGCGCTGCAAACGCCGCTGCCCGGCGCCGTGCTGCTGATCGACGAGGTCGACCGCGCCGACGAGCCCTTCGAGGCCTTCCTGCTCGAGTACCTGGGCGAGTACCAGGTGAGCATTCCCGAACTCGGCACCGTGCGCGCGGTGGTGCCGCCCGTCACCATCCTCACCAGCAACCGCACGCGCGAGCTCAACGACGCGGTCAAGCGGCGCTGCCTGTACCACTGGCTCGACTACCCCGAGCGCGAACGCGAACTGGCCATCGTGCGCGCTCGCGTGCCCGAGGCCGGCGAGACGTTGTCGGCGCAGGTCTCGGCCTTCGTTGCGCGGCTGCGCGCGGCGCCCTTCGTCAATGCCTTCCAGCGCGCGCCCGGCATCGCCGAGAGCGTGGAGTGGGC encodes:
- a CDS encoding FAD binding domain-containing protein; amino-acid sequence: MYAFTLEQPASVADATRLLAAGAKPLAGGQTLLASMKLRLSAPEQLVDLGGIKELAGIAKSGDTLSVGAMSRHLEVANNADVKAAFPALADLASRIGDRQVRAMGTIGGSVANNDPAACYPSAVLGTGATVVTSKREIAADDFFLGLFTTALEEDELITAIRFPIPKRAAYEKLRQKASHFPLVGVFVAQYDSGVRVAVTGAGNGVFLHAGLEDALNKRFAAESAAGVKIDASDLNSDLHASAAYRANLIGVLTQRAVTKALG
- a CDS encoding AAA family ATPase, which gives rise to MIFPTIDSLSEGLVQAGYFADRRLATAVFLALKLQRPLLLEGEPGVGKTELAKALSTALGRELLRLQCYDGLEQREALYEWNYAAQLLHMRAAEATGAARDVEAEVYQPHYLIRRPLLQALQTPLPGAVLLIDEVDRADEPFEAFLLEYLGEYQVSIPELGTVRAVVPPVTILTSNRTRELNDAVKRRCLYHWLDYPERERELAIVRARVPEAGETLSAQVSAFVARLRAAPFVNAFQRAPGIAESVEWARALIALDTVELDPEVVVDTAGILFKQRDDVAALTQELASDLLQPQEPAAR